The following are encoded together in the Thermomonas brevis genome:
- the lpxD gene encoding UDP-3-O-(3-hydroxymyristoyl)glucosamine N-acyltransferase, whose amino-acid sequence MPAFAASELAARFGLELRGEDRKVSGVGTLADAAPAQLSFLANPRYRAQLAQTRAGVVVVREADADARDGTALVARDPYVAFARISALFERKPARPAGIHPTAAVDPEAHVDPAASVGPHVSIGARSRIHAGAVVGPGCVIGEDCEVGEDCELQARVTLLTRVRLGKRVRILPGAVLGGAGFGLAMESGRWINVPQLGGVVVGDDCEIGANTTIDRGALEDTVLEEDVRLDNQIQIGHNVRIGAHTAMAGCSAVAGSARIGRHCLIGGAAGILGHLEICDRVVITAMSLVTHSIREPGEYSSGTPLMDNRSWRKSAARFKQLDRIARRSPDGGKDNE is encoded by the coding sequence ATGCCGGCCTTCGCTGCATCCGAGCTTGCCGCACGCTTCGGGCTGGAACTGCGCGGCGAGGACCGCAAGGTTTCCGGCGTCGGCACGTTGGCCGACGCCGCGCCCGCGCAGCTGAGCTTCCTCGCCAATCCGCGCTACCGCGCCCAGCTCGCGCAGACGCGGGCCGGCGTGGTGGTGGTGCGCGAAGCGGATGCGGACGCGCGCGACGGCACCGCGCTGGTCGCGCGCGATCCCTACGTGGCGTTCGCGCGCATCTCCGCGCTGTTCGAGCGCAAACCGGCGCGTCCTGCCGGCATCCACCCGACCGCCGCCGTCGATCCCGAAGCGCACGTCGATCCCGCCGCCAGCGTCGGCCCGCACGTCTCCATCGGCGCGCGCAGCCGGATCCACGCCGGCGCCGTCGTCGGCCCCGGCTGCGTGATCGGCGAGGACTGCGAGGTCGGCGAGGATTGCGAGCTGCAGGCCCGCGTGACGCTGCTGACCCGGGTGCGCCTGGGCAAACGCGTGCGCATCCTGCCGGGCGCCGTGCTCGGCGGCGCCGGCTTCGGCCTGGCGATGGAATCCGGACGCTGGATCAACGTGCCGCAGCTGGGCGGCGTGGTGGTCGGCGACGACTGCGAGATCGGCGCCAACACCACCATCGACCGCGGCGCGCTGGAAGACACCGTGCTCGAAGAGGACGTGCGCCTCGACAACCAGATCCAGATCGGCCACAACGTCCGCATCGGCGCGCACACCGCGATGGCCGGCTGCTCGGCGGTGGCCGGCAGCGCGCGGATCGGCAGGCACTGCCTGATCGGCGGCGCGGCCGGCATCCTCGGCCATCTCGAAATCTGCGACCGCGTGGTGATCACCGCGATGTCGCTGGTGACGCACTCGATCCGCGAGCCGGGCGAGTATTCTTCCGGCACGCCGTTGATGGACAATCGCAGCTGGCGCAAGAGCGCCGCTCGCTTCAAGCAACTCGACCGCATCGCCCGGCGCAGCCCGGACGGCGGCAAGGACAACGAATGA